The Nitrosospira lacus genome window below encodes:
- a CDS encoding YqhA family protein, which produces MEIKEINNEPANYPRRKPIQPLAYFIFTTRWLQLPLYLGLILAQCVYVYHFWVELTDLIGAVMGNQAALQHILDAVAIEGAARPTKISETTIMLVVLGLIDVVMISNLLIMVIIGGYETFVSRMNLEGHPDQPEWLSHVNASVLKVKLATAIIGISSIHLLKTFINANSYDEKTIIAQTGIHVVFLLSAIAIAYSDRLMSGTSAHSEAQESH; this is translated from the coding sequence ATGGAAATCAAGGAAATTAACAACGAACCCGCCAATTATCCCAGGCGCAAACCGATCCAGCCGCTGGCATATTTCATCTTCACCACACGCTGGTTGCAACTGCCGCTGTATCTTGGACTGATTCTTGCCCAATGCGTGTACGTGTACCACTTCTGGGTTGAATTGACCGATCTGATTGGCGCCGTCATGGGTAACCAAGCTGCGTTACAGCATATTCTGGATGCGGTGGCCATTGAAGGCGCGGCCAGGCCTACCAAGATCAGTGAAACCACCATTATGCTGGTCGTGCTGGGTTTGATCGACGTGGTGATGATTTCCAATCTGCTCATTATGGTGATTATCGGCGGCTATGAAACATTCGTGTCGCGCATGAATCTGGAGGGCCATCCCGATCAACCGGAGTGGCTGTCGCATGTCAATGCATCGGTGCTAAAGGTCAAACTCGCCACTGCCATTATTGGCATTTCATCTATCCACTTGCTCAAGACCTTTATCAATGCCAATTCGTACGATGAAAAAACCATCATCGCCCAAACCGGAATCCATGTTGTTTTCCTGCTTTCGGCTATTGCAATTGCTTACAGTGACCGCCTCATGTCCGGTACGAGCGCACACAGCGAGGCCCAGGAATCCCACTGA
- the ribH gene encoding 6,7-dimethyl-8-ribityllumazine synthase: MARYDNILEVEPNLDGAELRIGIVMSRFNTDVSEGLLGACTAELMKRGVQESSMLLVTVPGALEIPLALQKMALTDQFDALVALGAVIRGDTYHFEVVANQSANGVAAVQLDTGIPVANGILTADTDDQALARMSQKGVEAAHVALEMANLLQELDDVTQ, encoded by the coding sequence ATGGCAAGGTATGACAATATTCTTGAAGTTGAACCCAATCTTGATGGCGCGGAGCTGCGTATCGGCATCGTTATGAGCCGTTTTAATACGGACGTGAGCGAGGGGTTGCTGGGAGCCTGCACCGCAGAACTTATGAAACGGGGTGTGCAGGAGTCAAGTATGTTGCTGGTAACGGTTCCCGGTGCATTGGAAATTCCCCTCGCGCTGCAAAAAATGGCTTTAACCGACCAGTTTGATGCACTGGTGGCATTAGGCGCGGTGATACGCGGAGACACCTATCATTTCGAGGTAGTAGCCAATCAATCGGCCAACGGTGTAGCCGCGGTGCAGCTTGACACCGGCATTCCTGTCGCCAATGGCATACTTACTGCCGATACCGACGATCAGGCATTGGCGCGCATGAGTCAGAAAGGTGTCGAGGCTGCGCATGTAGCGCTGGAGATGGCCAATCTGCTGCAAGAACTCGACGATGTGACCCAGTGA
- a CDS encoding CinA family protein, whose translation MDDLMLKDLAGQVGVALAGQGLMLASAESCTGGWLGQIITSIAGSSAWYERGFITYTDISKREMLGVSGKTLEQNGAISREIAYEMAEGAITHSHAQVAVSVTGIAGPDGGTAEKPVGTVCFAWLMKDGLARTEMRYFSGSRESIRREAVAVALQGVMDLLQGIPPMTA comes from the coding sequence ATGGATGATCTGATGCTGAAGGATCTTGCCGGGCAAGTTGGAGTAGCGCTCGCCGGGCAGGGATTGATGCTTGCCAGTGCGGAATCCTGCACCGGCGGATGGCTGGGGCAAATCATCACGTCCATTGCTGGAAGTTCCGCCTGGTACGAACGCGGTTTTATCACCTACACGGATATCTCGAAGCGAGAAATGCTGGGGGTGAGCGGCAAGACACTCGAACAAAACGGCGCGATATCCAGGGAGATCGCATACGAAATGGCCGAAGGCGCCATTACGCATAGCCATGCGCAGGTAGCGGTTTCCGTTACCGGCATTGCGGGTCCTGATGGCGGTACGGCGGAAAAACCCGTCGGGACGGTATGTTTTGCCTGGCTGATGAAAGATGGCCTTGCTCGTACCGAAATGCGCTATTTTAGCGGTAGCCGTGAGTCAATAAGACGAGAGGCGGTGGCGGTGGCGCTGCAAGGAGTAATGGATCTGCTGCAAGGTATCCCGCCGATGACTGCTTGA
- the recA gene encoding recombinase RecA → MDENRSKALAAALSQIEKQFGKGSIMRLGASDVAKDIQVISTGSLGLDIALGVGGLPRGRVIEIYGPESSGKTTLTLQVIAEMQKMGGTAAFIDAEHALDPQYAQKIGVNVQELLISQPDNGEQALEIADMLVRSGSVDVVVVDSVAALTPKAEIEGEMGEPQMGLQARLMSQALRKLTANIKRSNTMVIFINQIRMKIGVMFGSPETTTGGNALKFYASVRLDIRRTGSIKKGDEVIGSETRVKVVKNKVAPPFKQAEFDILYGEGISREGEIVELGVQHKLIEKSGAWYAYKGDKIGQGKDNAREYLKEHHDVAMEIESKIRAAVGVASQAETVDAE, encoded by the coding sequence ATGGACGAAAACAGAAGCAAAGCGCTGGCGGCAGCGCTTTCCCAGATCGAGAAACAGTTCGGCAAAGGCTCGATCATGCGTTTGGGCGCCAGCGATGTTGCCAAGGACATCCAGGTAATTTCCACCGGTTCACTGGGGCTCGATATTGCCTTGGGCGTGGGAGGCCTGCCGCGAGGACGGGTCATTGAAATCTACGGACCGGAGTCATCCGGTAAAACCACCCTTACCCTGCAAGTCATCGCGGAAATGCAGAAAATGGGGGGCACTGCGGCATTCATCGATGCGGAACACGCCCTGGACCCGCAATACGCGCAAAAGATTGGCGTCAATGTGCAGGAATTATTGATATCTCAACCCGACAACGGTGAGCAAGCGTTGGAAATCGCCGATATGCTGGTACGATCGGGCTCGGTTGATGTGGTGGTGGTGGATTCGGTCGCCGCCCTGACGCCCAAGGCGGAAATCGAAGGTGAGATGGGCGAGCCCCAAATGGGCTTGCAAGCGAGATTAATGTCACAGGCGTTGCGCAAGCTTACCGCCAACATCAAGCGCAGCAATACCATGGTGATTTTTATCAACCAGATCCGCATGAAAATCGGCGTCATGTTCGGCAGCCCGGAAACGACCACCGGCGGCAACGCATTGAAATTCTACGCATCGGTGCGTCTCGACATACGCCGGACCGGTTCCATCAAAAAAGGCGATGAGGTGATCGGCAGCGAAACGCGCGTCAAGGTGGTCAAGAACAAGGTTGCGCCGCCATTCAAGCAGGCCGAATTCGATATACTCTACGGCGAGGGGATTTCGCGCGAAGGTGAAATCGTCGAACTGGGCGTACAACACAAGCTGATCGAGAAATCCGGCGCCTGGTATGCCTATAAGGGAGACAAAATAGGCCAGGGCAAGGACAATGCCCGCGAATATCTGAAAGAGCACCACGATGTGGCGATGGAAATCGAATCGAAGATCCGCGCAGCCGTGGGCGTCGCCAGTCAGGCCGAAACTGTCGACGCGGAATAA
- the alaS gene encoding alanine--tRNA ligase — MKSSEIRQKFLEFFASHGHTVVASSPLVPANDPTLLFTNAGMVQFKDVFLGQDKRSYVRAASSQRCVRAGGKHNDLENVGYTARHHTFFEMLGNFSFGDYFKRNAIKFAWEFLTVTLKVPQEKLWVTVYAEDDEAADIWLNEVGIASSRFTRIATTDNFWQMGDTGPCGPCSEIFYDHGPEIAGGPPGTPEADGDRYVEIWNLVFMQYNRDSAGTLHPLPKPSVDTGMGLERISAVMQQVHSNYEIDLFQDLIQAAARATNTTDLSSNSLKVIADHIRACSFLIVDGVIPGNEGRGYVLRRIIRRAIRHGYRLGQNQPFFYLLVDDLAKVMGSAYPELVEAKTRVAAVLKQEEERFLTTIDSGMRILHYATSEESFVLRWLAEKTGYCLSYVDLVGTNYAFDGGLVNDSGKEIPVEVVLGAEDSSSYDRIYNSIYAFKNGVIEYEQIYVVYVGPDIPARFSSLLAGSDFPHKEFLVHESELKPFRILSGDVAFKLHDTYGFPLDLTQDVCREHGVGVDIARFDIAMTKQKDQARLTNKFTMEDGIRYNGPSTEFHGYESLRNEGQVLAIYKQGSLVDFIEAGDEAVIVLDQTPFYAESGGQIGDCGELLAANGTFAVLDTQKIQSDVFGHKGLLRSGRLVIGDKVLAKVNPEARARTERNHSVTHLMHKALREVLGAHVQQKGSLVDADKTRFDFAHNQPMTDDEIRKVEVLVNAEILTNAATGARMMAIEDAKKTGAMMLFGEKYGDEVRVLDIGSSRELCGGTHVKRTGDIGLFKIVAESGVAAGVRRVEAVTGEGALAYIQQQESQLQQVADAVKVQPREAAARITQILDNVKQLEKELARMKSKLASSQGDDLAGQAREVKGAKVLAVCLEDVDSRALRETLDKLKDKFKSCVVVLAAIDAETVKLIAGVSADLTTKVKAGELINFVALQVGGKGGGRADMAQAGGTQPDNLPAALESVAGWVEQRL; from the coding sequence ATGAAAAGCAGCGAAATAAGACAAAAATTTCTCGAATTCTTTGCGTCGCACGGCCACACGGTGGTCGCGTCGAGCCCCCTCGTTCCCGCGAACGATCCAACGCTATTGTTCACCAACGCGGGCATGGTGCAGTTCAAGGATGTATTTCTCGGCCAGGATAAGCGGTCCTATGTGCGCGCGGCGAGTTCGCAGCGCTGCGTACGGGCGGGCGGCAAACATAACGATCTGGAGAACGTCGGCTACACGGCGCGGCACCATACCTTCTTTGAGATGCTGGGCAATTTCAGCTTCGGCGATTATTTCAAGCGCAACGCCATCAAGTTTGCATGGGAATTTCTTACGGTTACCCTCAAGGTGCCGCAGGAAAAATTATGGGTCACGGTGTATGCCGAGGATGACGAGGCTGCCGATATCTGGCTCAACGAGGTGGGAATTGCCTCGTCGCGCTTCACGCGTATCGCCACCACGGATAATTTCTGGCAGATGGGCGATACCGGTCCCTGCGGCCCGTGTTCCGAAATTTTTTACGATCACGGTCCGGAGATTGCGGGTGGCCCGCCCGGTACGCCGGAAGCGGATGGCGATCGCTATGTCGAAATCTGGAATCTGGTGTTCATGCAATACAACCGGGACAGCGCTGGTACGCTGCATCCGCTGCCTAAGCCATCCGTGGATACCGGCATGGGGCTGGAGCGTATATCCGCGGTAATGCAGCAGGTTCACAGCAATTATGAAATCGATTTGTTTCAGGATCTGATCCAAGCGGCGGCGCGAGCTACGAACACGACTGATTTGTCCAGCAATTCTCTCAAAGTCATTGCAGACCACATACGTGCCTGTTCCTTTCTCATCGTTGATGGCGTGATTCCCGGCAATGAGGGGCGCGGCTATGTGCTCCGGCGCATCATCCGCCGTGCCATTCGCCATGGCTATAGGCTGGGGCAGAACCAGCCGTTCTTTTACTTGCTGGTGGACGATCTGGCGAAAGTGATGGGCTCCGCCTATCCCGAATTGGTCGAAGCCAAAACTCGCGTAGCGGCGGTACTGAAGCAGGAGGAAGAGCGTTTCTTAACAACTATCGATAGCGGCATGCGAATTCTTCACTATGCAACATCTGAGGAAAGTTTCGTATTGCGCTGGCTAGCGGAAAAAACCGGGTATTGTTTGAGTTACGTTGATCTCGTCGGAACGAATTATGCCTTTGATGGTGGTTTAGTTAATGACAGTGGCAAGGAAATACCCGTTGAGGTTGTTTTAGGTGCAGAAGATAGCAGCTCATATGATCGTATATACAATTCCATCTATGCCTTTAAGAACGGCGTCATAGAATACGAACAAATATATGTGGTTTATGTAGGTCCCGACATACCAGCTCGATTCAGCTCACTTCTTGCAGGAAGTGACTTTCCCCATAAAGAATTTCTTGTTCATGAATCAGAGTTAAAACCTTTTAGAATTCTTTCAGGAGATGTTGCATTCAAGCTGCATGATACCTACGGTTTTCCGCTTGATCTTACTCAAGACGTATGCCGTGAACATGGAGTTGGTGTCGATATTGCTCGTTTCGATATCGCAATGACAAAGCAAAAAGATCAAGCGAGGCTAACCAATAAATTCACGATGGAAGACGGCATCAGATACAACGGACCGTCGACGGAGTTTCATGGCTACGAAAGCCTTAGAAATGAAGGTCAAGTTCTTGCCATTTACAAGCAAGGCAGCCTGGTCGACTTTATCGAGGCGGGTGATGAGGCGGTGATCGTACTTGATCAAACGCCGTTTTATGCTGAATCCGGTGGGCAAATAGGGGATTGCGGCGAGTTGCTTGCTGCCAATGGCACCTTCGCCGTATTGGATACACAAAAAATTCAGTCGGATGTCTTTGGCCACAAGGGGCTGTTGCGCAGCGGGCGGCTGGTGATCGGCGACAAGGTGCTGGCAAAGGTTAATCCGGAGGCGCGGGCACGCACCGAGCGTAATCATTCCGTCACCCATCTTATGCACAAGGCGTTGCGCGAGGTACTGGGTGCCCATGTGCAGCAAAAAGGCTCGCTGGTGGATGCCGATAAAACGCGTTTCGATTTTGCGCATAATCAGCCCATGACGGATGATGAAATTCGCAAGGTCGAAGTTCTGGTCAATGCGGAAATACTGACCAACGCGGCAACCGGGGCGCGCATGATGGCGATAGAGGATGCGAAGAAAACTGGTGCGATGATGCTGTTCGGTGAGAAATATGGCGACGAAGTGCGTGTGCTGGATATTGGTTCCTCGCGTGAGTTGTGCGGCGGCACACACGTCAAGCGCACGGGTGACATCGGATTATTCAAGATCGTTGCCGAGAGCGGCGTGGCGGCCGGGGTGCGGCGCGTGGAAGCGGTAACCGGAGAGGGCGCATTGGCGTATATCCAGCAGCAGGAATCGCAATTGCAGCAGGTGGCGGATGCAGTGAAGGTGCAGCCGCGGGAAGCCGCCGCTCGTATTACCCAGATTCTCGATAATGTAAAACAGCTGGAAAAAGAACTTGCACGCATGAAATCGAAACTTGCCAGTTCGCAGGGCGATGATCTCGCCGGGCAGGCGCGGGAGGTGAAAGGCGCAAAAGTCCTGGCGGTCTGTCTTGAAGATGTGGATTCGAGGGCTCTGCGCGAAACGCTGGACAAGCTCAAGGATAAATTCAAATCCTGTGTCGTCGTGCTGGCCGCTATAGATGCGGAAACGGTCAAGCTGATCGCGGGCGTCAGCGCCGATCTCACGACGAAGGTCAAGGCGGGTGAACTGATTAATTTTGTTGCCTTGCAGGTCGGCGGCAAAGGCGGCGGGCGCGCCGACATGGCCCAGGCAGGTGGAACGCAGCCGGATAACCTGCCTGCCGCACTGGAGAGCGTGGCCGGGTGGGTTGAACAACGGCTGTAG
- the thiL gene encoding thiamine-phosphate kinase — protein MLSEFDIIRCYFSRPAPGAVLGVGDDAALIKPARGMEVAVSTDMLVAGRHFFADADPRKLGYKSLAVNLSDMAAMGARPRWATLSLALPEPMVRTDEKWLEAFADGFFGLAHAHQVDLVGGDTTCGPLTISVTILGEVAKGKALRRSGARPGDDIWISGHLGDAALALAHEQRRIVLEPGEIMECLPALHTPAARVGLGQRLIGLAASAIDISDGLLADLGHILKCSKVAAVVKMGDIRCSASMKRHLPQPLAIECLLAGGDDYELCFTAPRARRKTIETLSLEQEIPLTRIGRIREGGGLVVLDAAGNTITLETKGYDHFHV, from the coding sequence ATGCTCTCTGAATTCGACATTATCCGCTGCTATTTTAGCCGTCCGGCACCCGGTGCGGTATTGGGTGTGGGAGATGACGCGGCACTGATCAAGCCGGCAAGGGGAATGGAAGTGGCGGTTTCCACAGACATGCTGGTCGCCGGCCGGCATTTTTTTGCCGATGCCGATCCACGCAAGCTGGGCTACAAATCCCTTGCCGTGAATCTTTCTGACATGGCTGCGATGGGTGCCAGGCCTCGATGGGCCACACTCTCCTTGGCGCTGCCGGAACCCATGGTGCGTACCGATGAAAAATGGCTGGAAGCATTCGCTGACGGCTTTTTTGGGCTCGCTCATGCGCATCAAGTGGACCTCGTTGGTGGAGATACGACATGCGGCCCCCTTACTATCAGCGTAACAATTCTGGGCGAAGTGGCAAAAGGAAAAGCATTGCGCCGAAGCGGCGCCAGGCCGGGCGATGATATCTGGATATCTGGCCATCTGGGTGATGCCGCCCTGGCCCTGGCTCATGAACAACGGCGCATCGTGCTCGAACCCGGCGAGATTATGGAGTGTCTGCCTGCGCTGCATACCCCGGCGGCACGGGTCGGATTGGGGCAGCGGTTGATCGGTCTCGCCGCAAGCGCCATCGATATTTCCGATGGGTTGCTGGCGGATCTGGGACATATCCTCAAATGTTCGAAGGTGGCAGCTGTCGTCAAAATGGGTGACATACGCTGTTCGGCGTCCATGAAACGGCATCTTCCCCAGCCGCTGGCGATTGAATGCCTGCTGGCCGGTGGAGACGACTATGAGCTTTGTTTTACGGCGCCCAGAGCCAGGCGCAAAACAATCGAAACGCTCTCTCTCGAACAGGAGATTCCGTTGACCCGCATCGGCAGAATCCGCGAAGGAGGAGGTCTGGTCGTGCTGGATGCCGCAGGTAACACCATAACGTTGGAGACCAAGGGATATGACCATTTCCACGTCTGA
- the nusB gene encoding transcription antitermination factor NusB, which yields MTQIKPASESSTPPLKQAAGSRAVKPVRKTRRRRSRELALQGLYQWRVAGGTVQAIEAQLRETNEFPRTDEEYLSILLRGVLANVSELEKEIQPHLDRPFKELSPVEVAILLLSTHELASHPEMPYRAVINEAVELAKTYGGTDGHKYVNGVLDKLAAKLRAIEINAKA from the coding sequence ATGACGCAGATTAAACCGGCGAGCGAATCGTCAACTCCGCCATTAAAACAGGCAGCAGGCAGTCGGGCGGTCAAACCGGTCCGCAAAACCCGGCGCCGCAGATCCCGCGAACTGGCCTTGCAGGGACTTTACCAATGGCGGGTGGCGGGCGGAACCGTTCAGGCCATTGAAGCGCAGCTCCGCGAAACCAACGAGTTTCCCAGGACGGACGAGGAATATCTTTCCATTCTGTTGCGAGGCGTGCTGGCGAACGTTTCCGAGCTGGAGAAGGAAATTCAGCCTCATCTCGACCGGCCATTCAAGGAGCTCAGTCCAGTGGAGGTTGCCATTCTGCTACTGAGTACCCACGAACTTGCCAGCCACCCCGAAATGCCTTATCGAGCGGTCATCAATGAGGCCGTGGAATTAGCCAAAACCTATGGCGGCACCGATGGACATAAATACGTGAACGGCGTGCTGGATAAATTGGCGGCGAAACTGAGAGCGATTGAGATCAATGCGAAAGCATGA
- the recX gene encoding recombination regulator RecX: MKLPRRIEPNLKTRALGYLARREHSRLELERKLAPHAQTSEELSSLLDTLEQRGFLSAVRMVEQVIHMRKSKFGSQRIVHELREKGIAENLIAAALPNLRETEQETAREVWRKKFGAMPANAKELGRQMRFLMGRGFTAEAIRQVLRHADKEEA; encoded by the coding sequence GTGAAATTGCCGCGGCGTATCGAGCCGAACCTGAAAACCCGAGCCTTGGGCTATCTGGCGCGGCGGGAGCACTCCCGGCTCGAGCTGGAAAGAAAGCTCGCGCCTCATGCTCAAACTTCCGAAGAACTTTCTTCCTTGCTGGACACGCTTGAACAACGCGGCTTTTTGTCAGCCGTGCGCATGGTGGAGCAGGTGATACACATGCGTAAAAGCAAGTTTGGCAGTCAACGGATCGTTCATGAATTGCGTGAAAAGGGCATCGCGGAGAATTTAATCGCCGCGGCGTTGCCCAATCTCAGGGAAACCGAGCAGGAAACCGCGCGCGAAGTATGGCGGAAAAAGTTTGGTGCGATGCCCGCCAATGCGAAAGAACTTGGCAGACAAATGCGTTTCCTCATGGGGCGGGGATTTACGGCGGAAGCGATACGTCAGGTGTTGCGCCATGCTGACAAGGAAGAAGCATGA
- a CDS encoding riboflavin synthase — MFTGIVQAVGELRRITSLEGGLRLDIVPGTLDLRDVNTGDSIAINGVCLTVSALTDDMFSVDVSRETLSCTVGLDKQGSSVNLEKAMRLSDRLGGHLVSGHVDDIGEVATFQPDGESYLLAIRAPVSLLKYIAKKGSITVNGVSLTVNAIAGDVFEVNLIPHTLAVTTLNALEAGAKVNLEVDMLARYVERLMDGRQ, encoded by the coding sequence ATGTTTACAGGAATTGTCCAGGCAGTCGGCGAACTAAGGCGCATCACATCCCTGGAGGGCGGCCTGCGCCTGGACATCGTGCCCGGCACGCTGGATTTACGCGACGTCAATACAGGAGACAGCATCGCCATCAACGGAGTGTGCCTCACCGTCAGCGCTCTGACGGATGACATGTTCTCCGTGGACGTCTCGCGGGAGACTTTGAGTTGTACCGTGGGCTTGGATAAGCAGGGCAGCAGCGTCAATCTCGAAAAAGCCATGCGCCTGTCCGACAGGCTGGGCGGTCATTTGGTAAGTGGTCATGTGGATGATATCGGCGAGGTAGCAACATTTCAACCCGACGGGGAAAGTTATCTGCTGGCGATCAGGGCACCGGTTTCATTATTAAAATATATCGCTAAAAAGGGTTCAATTACGGTGAATGGCGTAAGCTTGACGGTAAATGCGATAGCCGGAGATGTGTTTGAGGTTAATCTTATTCCGCATACACTGGCCGTCACTACGCTGAACGCGCTGGAAGCCGGCGCAAAGGTAAACCTGGAAGTGGATATGCTGGCGCGGTATGTGGAACGATTGATGGACGGTCGCCAATAA
- the ribBA gene encoding bifunctional 3,4-dihydroxy-2-butanone-4-phosphate synthase/GTP cyclohydrolase II encodes MIISSTQEIIAEIKNGKMVILVDEENRENEGDLVLAADFVTPAAINFMATHGRGLICLTLTEERCRQLNLPLMVSTNRSPLGTNFTVSIEAASGVTTGISAADRARTVQAAVNRDTKPEDIIQPGHIFPLMAQNGGVLVRAGHTEAGCDLANLAGLAPASVICEILTEDGSMARLPDLIGFATKHQLKIGAIADLIHYRSRTESLVKRMAERSIQTIHGEFRLVAYLDKTINATHLALVKGKIDPATETLVRVHEPLSVIDLLDINDETHSWNVNDTLRIIAGAACGVIVLLHRRESPAELMERVMPAKSRPKAIARADLRDYGIGAQILKDLNVGKMRLLAIPRKMPSMAGFGLEVTGYLEPEDKNQKQRLY; translated from the coding sequence ATGATTATCAGTTCAACCCAGGAAATAATTGCCGAAATCAAGAATGGCAAAATGGTAATCCTCGTGGATGAGGAAAACCGGGAAAATGAAGGTGATCTGGTACTGGCGGCGGATTTCGTCACGCCGGCGGCAATCAACTTCATGGCCACGCATGGACGCGGGCTGATTTGCCTGACGTTGACCGAAGAGCGCTGCAGGCAGCTCAACCTGCCCCTGATGGTGTCCACAAATCGTTCGCCGCTGGGCACCAATTTTACAGTTTCCATCGAAGCGGCAAGCGGCGTCACCACCGGCATCTCTGCCGCCGACCGCGCCCGTACCGTTCAGGCAGCGGTAAACCGGGACACGAAACCAGAAGACATTATCCAGCCCGGGCACATTTTTCCGCTGATGGCGCAAAATGGAGGTGTACTGGTACGTGCGGGCCATACCGAAGCCGGTTGCGATTTGGCAAACCTGGCGGGACTCGCTCCCGCATCGGTAATTTGCGAAATCCTGACGGAAGACGGCAGCATGGCGCGTCTGCCGGATTTGATCGGATTTGCCACGAAGCATCAACTCAAAATCGGTGCAATAGCGGATCTTATACATTATCGCAGCCGCACCGAAAGCCTGGTGAAACGCATGGCCGAGCGTTCCATCCAGACAATTCATGGTGAGTTCCGGCTCGTTGCTTATCTCGACAAGACGATCAACGCCACCCATCTGGCGCTGGTGAAGGGAAAAATTGATCCTGCCACCGAAACTCTCGTGCGGGTGCATGAACCCCTTTCCGTCATTGATCTGCTCGACATAAATGATGAAACCCATTCCTGGAATGTGAACGACACCCTCCGTATAATCGCGGGAGCGGCGTGCGGCGTGATCGTGTTGCTCCACCGCAGGGAAAGCCCGGCGGAGTTGATGGAGCGTGTCATGCCGGCGAAATCCAGGCCTAAGGCTATTGCCAGGGCAGATCTGCGCGATTATGGTATCGGCGCGCAGATCCTGAAAGATCTTAATGTCGGCAAGATGCGGCTGCTGGCCATTCCCCGTAAAATGCCAAGCATGGCGGGTTTCGGTCTGGAAGTAACGGGATACCTGGAACCGGAGGACAAAAACCAGAAACAACGGCTTTACTGA
- a CDS encoding phosphatidylglycerophosphatase A — protein MTISTSEPLHPDKVFVQRHPAHFIAFGGGAGLSPVAPGTAGTLAAFPLFWLLDYFLDPVEFLLLIIALFIIGIWACSVTGKALGDDDHGGMVWDEVVAFLLVLVFTPNSLIWQAFAFLLFRLFDIIKPPPIRYYDNKLHGGFGAMFDDMLAAFFTLLCLAAWKAFVI, from the coding sequence ATGACCATTTCCACGTCTGAACCCCTCCATCCGGATAAAGTGTTTGTACAGCGTCATCCGGCACATTTCATCGCATTCGGTGGTGGCGCGGGCTTGAGCCCGGTTGCGCCCGGCACCGCGGGGACACTTGCTGCATTCCCATTATTCTGGCTGCTTGATTACTTTCTCGATCCCGTTGAATTTCTGCTGCTGATTATTGCGCTGTTCATCATCGGTATCTGGGCTTGCAGCGTCACCGGCAAGGCGCTTGGTGACGATGACCATGGCGGCATGGTCTGGGATGAGGTCGTGGCTTTCCTGCTGGTGCTGGTGTTTACGCCCAATAGTTTGATATGGCAGGCATTTGCGTTTCTGCTGTTTCGTTTGTTCGATATCATCAAGCCACCGCCGATCCGATATTACGACAACAAATTGCATGGTGGTTTCGGTGCAATGTTCGACGACATGCTGGCCGCATTTTTCACGCTATTGTGTTTGGCGGCGTGGAAAGCATTTGTAATATAG